The DNA segment CCGCATCCATCTCGGACCAGCTGATGAAATAACAAGTCAAGCTGTCCTGAAAGATCGGTTGTATACCGCGATTGTGAATAATAAGGCTCTGGATAACCTTTAATCAAGCACCTGTTATTTGGAGGCAGGTGGCATTATTGCGTCTAAATTAATGCAGATTTCAGGGAAGTTTGCAGCTTTGATCCGGGCATGGAGGGATAAACTGAGATCTGCTCCAGCTCACGATCGCTGGTAAAGACATACTGCCAAATCTGTACTTGTCCTGTATCAAAAAATTGTTAATTAATGATTTGAATGTAGGAAAACGTCGGATAAAATCGAAATAATAGATGATTACATACTTATTTGCTCAGTAAATGCGCAGCCGTTTTGCCATAAATATCCGGAGGAGGTTTTCCCATGAATGCCGGTGTTGTGCGGTTCAGCATTAAACAGAGACTCATTTTATCTATCTGTTTGGTGATTGCTGTCCTGATAGTCGGAACAAGTATCTTCTCGTATATCAATGCTAAGCGAATAGTTAGTTCCGGTATTGAACGCGAGGCTCAGCTGGTTGCTGAGAAGAATGCAGAGATTATTTCCAACTGGTTTAAAGCGGTTGAAGATGACATGTATCTGTTCTCCTTGATTCCGGCAGTCAGAAAGTTTGAACTGGATGATGCAAGGGTGATCATGAATGCCTTACTGCAGGAAAGACCTGCTTACGGCGGAATTCTGCTGGCTGATCTTTCAGGGACGGCGCACACAGTCGAAGGGCTGACGATAAATATCGCAGAGCGGGATTATTTTATCGATGCTCTAGCAAAGCAGAGAGTGGTATACTCAGAACCCATGATTACTCAGGGAACAAATGTCGCCATCGTTATGCTGGCGAGACCTGTATATGGCGAGAGCGGAACCGAACCGGTTGGGGTAGCAGCATTTTCGGTTACTCTGGATTACCTGCAGCAGTTGGCAGCGAGTATGAATCTAGCTGGTTTCGGTCATGGATGGCTGATCAATGAGGCAGGAATAATCGTTGGTCATCCCAATTTAGATTATGTTGGCACTTCAGATCTGTTTACTCAGGTACCGTCTATGCAGCCGATTGTTGACAAAATGGTGGCAGGTAACTCTGGTGTGGACAGCTTCAGGTTCGATAACAGTGATAGAATTGCAGCTTACGCACATGTATATCAAAACGGCTGGTCGATAGCAGTTGAAGCCGATGAAGAGGATGTGCTTAGAGTTGTCAACCAAATCCGGGTAATCATAGTGATTACAATTGCAGCAGCTTTGGCAATTGGCTTTGCGCTGGCTTATCGGCTGTCCGTATCCCTAGCTGATCCAATTGTGAAGCTGACTAAGAGCGCGGAAAAGGTGAGCGGTGGTGACTTAACCGAGGTTATTGCGGTTAAGAGGCGGGATGAAATTGGCCTGCTTGCCTCTTCGTTTGGGAAAATGATCCACAACCTCCGCAGTATCATTGAAAATGTCAAGGTTTCGGCGGACCAGGTTTTGGATACTTCCAACCAGCTGTCGGCTGCCTCAGAAGAAACTGCAGCTTCGATTGAGCAGGTAGCAGCCAGTGCTAACAACTTTTCCCAGACAGTCACCCACATGAATAGCGGTGTTGGTGAAGTAGCAGATTCAGCTGCAGATATTGCGTCCATGGCAGCAGAAGGAGAAACA comes from the Bacillota bacterium genome and includes:
- a CDS encoding methyl-accepting chemotaxis protein; translated protein: MNAGVVRFSIKQRLILSICLVIAVLIVGTSIFSYINAKRIVSSGIEREAQLVAEKNAEIISNWFKAVEDDMYLFSLIPAVRKFELDDARVIMNALLQERPAYGGILLADLSGTAHTVEGLTINIAERDYFIDALAKQRVVYSEPMITQGTNVAIVMLARPVYGESGTEPVGVAAFSVTLDYLQQLAASMNLAGFGHGWLINEAGIIVGHPNLDYVGTSDLFTQVPSMQPIVDKMVAGNSGVDSFRFDNSDRIAAYAHVYQNGWSIAVEADEEDVLRVVNQIRVIIVITIAAALAIGFALAYRLSVSLADPIVKLTKSAEKVSGGDLTEVIAVKRRDEIGLLASSFGKMIHNLRSIIENVKVSADQVLDTSNQLSAASEETAASIEQVAASANNFSQTVTHMNSGVGEVADSAADIASMAAEGETALDRISRQMEELRQSIEELSEVIESLGTSSLEIEKIVQAIAAIAEQTNLLSLNAAIEAARAGEHGRGFAVVADEVRKLSDQSSLAADNIRNLITDVQQKTQKAVDGMHKSVVSVDETSQVVGDSSRMLSTIIGSVNEIADRIKAIGEDAKNIDIGAQEMAAATEEQSATIEEISSSVHSLSEMAEHLQSLIESFKVNEHSE